Proteins encoded by one window of Winogradskyella sp. PG-2:
- a CDS encoding DUF6090 family protein, translating into MEKNKTGKYFKYAIGEIILVVIGILIALGINNWNENRKNIQVEKVVLNNIYKNLSSDSIQFDYYKSQYKKIEKLHVELYDIGFKDETIESISEPILIRRTLHFKQLIDSDFNENSKEINNSKVREAIILYTKSITSMNDIYLNGVEKLIEQRLKPYLAEQELYNPQSWFELKNKTFSGFEFKETKGKNIIDEHGLIASAKTKKFQQILLALNIKWNEFNSRLLTVIEENNKLRELIKLELKNY; encoded by the coding sequence ATGGAAAAAAATAAAACTGGAAAGTATTTTAAATACGCCATTGGCGAAATTATTCTTGTTGTAATTGGAATTTTAATTGCATTAGGAATTAATAACTGGAACGAAAACAGAAAAAATATTCAAGTAGAAAAGGTTGTACTAAATAATATTTATAAAAATTTGAGCAGTGATTCAATACAATTCGATTATTATAAAAGTCAATATAAAAAGATTGAGAAATTACATGTAGAATTATATGATATAGGATTTAAAGATGAAACTATAGAATCAATTTCAGAACCTATTCTTATAAGGAGAACATTACATTTTAAACAATTAATTGATTCTGATTTCAATGAAAATTCAAAAGAAATAAATAATTCTAAGGTTAGAGAGGCAATAATCTTGTACACAAAGAGTATAACCTCTATGAATGATATCTATTTAAATGGAGTTGAGAAACTTATAGAACAAAGATTAAAACCTTATTTAGCTGAACAAGAACTTTACAACCCTCAAAGTTGGTTTGAATTAAAAAATAAAACCTTCAGTGGCTTTGAATTTAAAGAAACAAAAGGGAAGAATATTATTGATGAGCATGGTTTGATTGCATCTGCAAAGACTAAGAAGTTTCAGCAAATATTATTAGCACTCAACATAAAATGGAATGAATTTAATTCTCGACTTCTAACTGTGATTGAGGAAAATAATAAATTGAGAGAATTAATTAAATTGGAATTGAAAAATTATTAA
- a CDS encoding DUF6090 family protein, whose protein sequence is MIKFFRKIRQKLFNENKFSKYLIYAIGEIILVVIGILIALGINNWKENQAEIKQQNLIFENLTLELNNNLKNLNSAIELSESYINSSEHLLLSMNNIASNKFKGEKLDSLLSKFGFSQWKRTNLNIKSLENSGELNSVENNELKRLIYDWLSLIEDLESLEKRSDYSFQYYVDFIKKNGSWREIDKYMLERVQGSQLLQSNDHLLLSSEFENCVNDLNIYETHKYNRYKQIKVTLNQLIEYTE, encoded by the coding sequence ATGATAAAATTCTTTAGAAAAATCAGACAAAAACTTTTCAATGAAAATAAATTCAGCAAGTATCTGATTTATGCCATCGGAGAAATCATTCTTGTCGTAATAGGAATATTGATTGCATTAGGAATAAATAACTGGAAAGAAAATCAAGCTGAAATTAAGCAACAGAATTTAATTTTTGAAAACTTAACTTTAGAACTAAATAATAATCTAAAAAATCTGAATTCAGCAATTGAATTATCTGAATCCTATATCAACTCATCAGAACATCTTTTGCTATCGATGAATAATATAGCAAGTAACAAATTTAAAGGTGAAAAGTTAGATAGTTTATTGTCAAAGTTTGGATTTTCTCAATGGAAGAGAACTAATTTAAATATAAAATCTCTCGAAAATTCTGGCGAATTAAATTCAGTTGAAAATAATGAGCTAAAGAGATTAATTTATGATTGGCTGAGCTTGATTGAAGACCTAGAGTCACTTGAAAAGAGAAGCGATTATTCCTTTCAATACTACGTGGACTTCATTAAAAAAAATGGTTCTTGGAGAGAAATAGATAAATATATGTTAGAAAGAGTTCAAGGTTCTCAACTTTTACAATCTAATGACCACTTATTATTGAGCTCTGAATTTGAAAATTGCGTGAATGACCTAAACATATATGAGACACATAAATACAATAGGTATAAACAAATCAAGGTAACGTTAAACCAATTAATAGAATATACCGAATAA
- a CDS encoding GNAT family N-acetyltransferase encodes MNNYIFKSERLGFRNWNENDKLKMGEINSDPKVMEHFPAIPTQKQTDEFIERMQTQFSKNGFCYFAVDKLDNKEFIGFIGIAEQNFESDFTPCVDIGWRLAKTEWGKGFATEGAKKCLEFAFNEIGLENIKSICPETNDKSKKVMKKIGMKKTKSFNHPLLSEYKELEKCVLYEIEK; translated from the coding sequence ATGAATAACTATATTTTCAAATCCGAAAGATTGGGGTTTAGAAATTGGAATGAAAATGACAAACTTAAAATGGGGGAAATAAATTCTGACCCTAAAGTTATGGAGCATTTTCCTGCTATTCCAACACAGAAACAGACTGATGAATTCATTGAGAGAATGCAAACTCAGTTTTCTAAAAATGGATTCTGTTATTTTGCTGTTGACAAACTTGACAATAAAGAGTTTATTGGTTTCATAGGAATTGCCGAACAGAACTTTGAATCTGACTTTACACCTTGTGTGGATATTGGGTGGAGATTAGCTAAAACAGAATGGGGAAAAGGTTTTGCAACAGAGGGTGCGAAGAAATGCCTTGAATTTGCATTTAACGAAATTGGATTAGAGAATATTAAATCGATTTGTCCAGAAACAAATGATAAATCTAAAAAAGTGATGAAAAAAATCGGAATGAAAAAGACTAAAAGTTTTAATCATCCCTTACTTTCAGAATATAAGGAATTGGAAAAATGTGTACTCTATGAAATTGAAAAATAA